The DNA sequence GTATAAAATGATAGGACATGCTTGAAAAAACTTATAATGCGAGCATGTAAAATCTTATCACCATCGATCTATGCCTAACTCTATCCACGCAAATCAGAAGTTCATTCCCGACCTCTATCATTGAATCTATAAAGTGAAGATCCCACATTCGGAATCATGCAAAACTCAAACATATCAAACTCCATCATCACTTGAAGAACATACACAATAATGATAGAAGAGAAGAAGGCAACAATTGTCGAATAAGCTGCTCGAGTATGCGTTGATTCAACGCAGCAGTATAATCCATTAGAGGAATTTAACTAAGAAATGTGACTCTTTTCCCCCCTGTCCAATGTTAGATGGCAATCAAAGCCATATCTATTAAAGAAGAAAGTTATTCATTCAAGCTATGACAAGCAGGTTCATTCGCAGATAACCTATCTAAACAACACAGATTCATCAATATAATTGCAAACTGTATtctatgatttaaattaactCGATTGTAACGCCTAATTCATCCCTAATTGTCAAGAAAAGGCGTAAAATCATAAACCCTAAGCTACAGtgaacaaaaaccaaaaaaattgaaaataaccACGAAAAGGGGGGAAATTCACCGGCGTAATTAAGGGTGTAGGATAAACCATTGCAGCCGCGAGCCTTGACGCCGAGCTTGAGGAAAGAGCGCTGACGCTGGTCTAAGAGGTGGCGAATTCTAGAAGCCGCCGCTTCCGTTAAGGAGAGGACTTGCTTTCGCACCATAGCTCCGATCCTTCGTTTCTCAGAGTGCAAAAAATTTGACAATCCCAATTTTTACAGCCAAACAGCCCCTTGCAATGTTGGATCCGGGTTTAAACTCGGGGCGGGAATTGGGTCGTGTTACTGCGTGACCCGGATTCAAAAATGGGGCAGGATTTGGGTCATGGATCCGATTAAATATACTCAcaatttcccaaaaatataaactcttTTCTTctagtttcattttctaaaaatattttttatacctGTCGGTCTTTTATACCCCTCAGCGTTAGAAAAATCTCCTAAATGTCATGGAGGGCATTTTCGGTATCTGGAAATTATAGTTTTGGTACCTCTTCAATCAAGCAATTATTTTGAACATACATAAAAGCACCTTTTCGGACagaaaaaatttacatttttgaTACTAgtccattttatattttttacaacagaaaatattttcttgaataacgtatataatgaaaaaattactatagttcactttaatatatttagtaaaaaatgtTACTCGCAAGAGTTCGCATTAATTTACATTAGATATAattcacttaaattttaattattatacttaaaaaatattttttattatactatattagcattaacataattaaaatatttagagtgaactacaaatgGTCTTTAGagtatgggtttatctcgcccatagtcctggactttaaaaatatcgcagGTGATCACTTGGGTAAGGgttttatctcgaaattgaattattttaagaaCTTTTTGGAGTAAATGTTTGCagctgatattattttagagTTTTGGGCGATTGGACTTTTGCAGCACTAgcattttaaaatgtaatattattttggtatgctagctttgatattatttcaaatttatcattttttccctttgtcatccttcactttgtttctttatttgatattagatttaattttacaaaattttaaattttaatttttaaatatcaataaattttttaattattaaaataaatatttatatttcacttaagtatagtaatatttaaatatttaagtaatattttataaataaaaaattactatagttTACTATTTAAAACATTTAAGTAAaacttttaagtaaaaataaattccacaaagaattttctataattcactttaatatttatattaataaatgatactattaaatttaatttttcttcacaaacaTACATATTAAgctgtataataaataatatttaattttaaaaaataaataaagcataatttaaaacatttagtttcttatttaaatttttgaaatcataaagcatcaaatattatttaaatgaaagtgtaattgagtttataaaagaaaatggtgatggaagaaaaaatgaaaaaattaaagggAGAGTAGAAAGTTTCAAAATGGCCCTgaactttaaatatttacaCTAGTGGTGCCTAGGGTTATTTTAGTCTTGTCGtatcaaaaattatataaaaaaatttcaagaacCATTGGTGCATTTTTCGACAAGATCAGGGACTATTAGTGTAGTTCACTCTTGATTTTTTAGGACAAAAGTAATCCATATTTTAGACTTTGTGTAATGGCTTGGGTATCctatttgtgatttatttttttttaacaaaacttctcttttatatatttatattatataaaaggatgaaattttataatgtaattGTTACATTAAATGTTTACTAGTAGCACGCCTGTGTAcgcacaaaatatatatttttaatacaaaattttaaattaattaaacaaaattagaattaatattaacaatgaaaaatatgagcaataattttagttatatgagaataaaaaatctatacaaatcaacattgaagcataataaatttggaacaaatcacataatataatgtataaacattaaatcatggaataggaagataaaattctatcacaataaagaattaaacacaatggataattattcatcatttttaaaatttcttatacactacattaactttaaaattaaaatcaatctcatcattataaactaaattcttcaattcttcacaatTCATCACTCTCCAAAAGAACTCATAGGTAAAATAACTCGTTTGTCATATTTAAAGTTGTCCGCCTCAtctaaaactacaataaaataataaacaacaaTATGTAATAAAATGATCATCCGTAGACCAAAGCATAAGATGTGATACACTACCATATGTCGGGATGTTGCTACATATGGTGTTGGTCGGAGCCGGCAGCAGAGTgtcgaaaaaagaaaaagcttGCCTAGACCGAAGGGAAGCAAGAGAGCACCTAAATCTACGGAGCAGAAGAGGAAGATATCAGAGGCCATTGCTGCAAAATGGGCTGATCCTGTAATATCTCCATTTCTTCTATCCAATGACGGACCCAGGATATATAACTCGTGAAGTCGGATATACTAAATActtaatatggagtattatattttaataataattatttaaaaatatagataatatttaaatactagtaatatttttgaaaaaatgcatTACAATTCTTTTAGTATCTACCAagtggagtactaattaaataagctaataaagtcacatttcattttgaagaccaaaattttaattcaccACACAATAATATTGCACAAACTATGATGCGTCTTCATCACCACATTTCTATGCAGAGTTATCTTGGTTCTGCTCtctttttctcaaaaaatttcatcGATCTCTCCTCTCAATTTTAATCACTATCGATAACTTAATTGTAtatctcttctctctctctctctctctatttctctaAATCCCAGTTTTCAACACTTTTTCATTTAACTTTCGTGGAGCGGTGGAGGCGTTGGCCGTGGGGTCGGAGGCGGGCTGTTGCGGGATCGGCCGACAAATTCTCGTATATTCCGGTGGCATTCATGGACCCGCGGTGGGGTCGGCAGACCCCACCCGACCCCACCTGTGTCCGTCTCTGCTTCTATCAAACACTTGTTTTCTAAGTTTTCTTAATTggtagaaataaataaattactatggATAATAACCACCCATTAACTCCCCACTAACTTCAAATAATTACCCACTAATTTAACTACTAAGTAATcgtatagttttatttaaataatactccatatttattttaaaagaatatttccCTAAATACCTTCAAAACtcaccttttatatattgtatagatacCACCCtcgaaaaaaaatataaaggcAAAGTTTTGTAATACTATTTGATAAcccaaaatattcaaaatcaaagatttatatgcaattaatctttaataactaatattgTTCAAAAcactaatactataaaataattattctacAAATTGTATGCAATTTTATACGAAAAATATGTACAACAGAAGTACAGAACTATCAtcattacataaattaattatactttcAATTATCAAAACTTActttagtatgccttgaatagaaatttttttttctagaacTGAAGACCTTTGGCCTAGAGATTAATCAACTCACACACaattttattccttttatATTAGTGTAGCAGAAAATGTATAAGGAAAGTTGGAATTTAAgtcatctttttattttataaagattATTCACATGcctatttttttgtattaagaGATGTATTATGAGATGATTTAAGTGATCTCTTATAAttgactaattaaattcatgatataaatcaaatagcaAATTCACTAGTAAATTAACCGATGcacaaaaatgcaattaaaatcataaaacttGCCTTATTTTGCCCGTTGAGTACATAAACTTGAACACTAATATCGTGAATATAACACGAAATGATGAATAATCCTCTTGATGGATTATCATTTAGTCCCTCCAATGTCTTTAAAAATACATTCtgaaaatctaaaatcaaatacAACGCCAGATTAATCAGAAAATTAAGTTTCGGAACTGATgattataattgaaaattaaaatactaagaATTTCGATTACCCGTTATGAGATGTAGTTGGTCGGCTGTGCACGTCGTAAGAGTGGAGAAATCTGCCGTGCAATCGGCCCAGCCTTCGTTAGTCGGAGGATTTGGTACTACAAGTATAGATACCTGAAAATTTACACAATTAATAATAAGTAATTATTAgctgtttattatatttatgtaattaattgtgttgttgattattattcaaattaattattttctaatgtACGTTGGTGATAGGCTTTACTCACTGGAAACTCAGCCGGCGGGTTGGTCACAATCCTTAACTGCGATCGTTTCCATTCTTACCTGCCCGATGCTTGTAGAGTAAAATGCGTTTCAGATTCTGgctttttcattcgtgggtaAGGTTTAAATAAAGACTTTCTATAAAGcgtaaatagttaaattttttattatgactATCTTTGTTTTGACTTTTTGTGGAACCTTTAGGAAAGATCTCCCCGGAGCCTATGACCAGGCCATAGACTATTTTGGCCGAATAGTAAATTTTCAtgtaagaattttaattatgtgacaGCTTCCAATTTTCTTCCATAATAACatgattgaaatttgaatcaacATCTTTTCTTCACAGAAATTAGCCAAATATTTACCAAAGTCATGCACAATGAGGCTTGCTCCAGAACTGGTTATAAGATATCTATACATAaactttcttttctcttactattactatatttatatatgaaaacaTTACTAACTAattcactttttctcactttttctttaaaaaactCTCAGTGTTTTTTCCCAGAGAATGTAGTTGATGATATCGAGACGCCGCTATATCTGTTAAATTCTAATTTCGACAAATATCAAGTAAGCTCCCTTATATATGAATGTAGAATTATAATAGGAATTTccctctttaattttttttatctattatacAAGGtataattatcaaattttaagcCTTTAGATTGCAAGAGCTTGCAACCTAGATTAGTTTGGTTTTTGTTATGCAttaggatttaatttttttatcacaacttattagttaatttattgtcaaaatcaatcaacaacacaattaattacataaatataataaacagcTAATAATTACTTATTATTAATTGTGTAAATTTTCAGGTATCTATACTTGTAGTACCAAATCCTCCGACTAACGAAGGCTGGGCTGATTGCACGACAGATTTCTCCACTCTTACGACGTGCACAGCCGACCAACTACATCTCATAACGGGTAATCGAAATTCTTagtattttacttttcaattaTAATCATCAGTTCCGAAACTTAATTTTCTGATTAATCCGGCGTTgtatttgattttagattttcaGAATGTATTTTTGAAGACATTGGAGGGACTAAATGATAATCCATCAAGAGGATTATTCATCATTTCGTATTATATTCACGATATTAGTCTTCAAGTTTATGTACTCAACGGGCAAAATAAGGCaagttttatgattttaattgcattttttgtgCATCGGTAATTTACTAGTGAATTTGCTTTTTGATTTATAtcatgaatttaattagtcaatatttatgatattttttgatttttgttgtgGGATTTACATCCGGTTCTACAGATCATTGGTGACTGGTTTTATGAAAGAAGCAGAGTTCGATTCATCGACAATCAACGTTCGTATCCTATTGATTGCACTGTAACAGTGTAggaataattgaagagaagATTGACGAACAACGAACTAACTATtgtatctatattattttctataataaCTTTGTATACATTTTAATAGATGTAAAAGTTTGAATCCATTAATTTGATCTCAATTTATTCATCTTAAGTATGTTTAAATTTCAACTTGtgaaattcatgaaaaatgtTACTTGTATTTATCAAGTTTACGTATGTTGTTCTCTCCTATTGGAAAAGTGAAtcgtattttaaattaaagattgagcactagatcatataacaattaaatattttcccaTGACTTAATTGTATTTTAAGAATAATACAATGTAAATATTGGAGCGGAGCTGCTCCTTCAAATTATACAACATTACATACTACACTAATAAAAGAATGACACGTGGATATGTTtaagtttataaaataatggactaaaaatactaattatCATCATACATATAGTAATACACCAATAGCTTACTGCGTATATTCTTTAAACCTAAATTAAATATCCTAgagattttatttcttcaattcaaaGAGTTAGCGCCGAACAATTGTGTGCAATCTTATTCTCAAGTTCAACTAAAGAAGATTTACAAGTTTTCAGTTATTCAACTATTCGACGAGGAATGCTTCTATTCAGACTGGTAGAATTGCAAATTTATAACGTCAATTGCACTTTatcttctccatctctctctccttgTGGAAGTTAAgttttctattatttgaagGGTGATGTTCAAgcttccatggttagagtttGACAAGAATATGGATCTCGAATCTTTTTCAAAAAGAATGTAAGCCTTTGGAACTCAGACcgtaaaaaaaatgttggtgTATTACTATATGTATGATGataattagtatttttagtccattattttattaacttaaaCATATCCACGTGTCATTCTTTTATTAGTGTAGTATGTAATGTTGTATAATTTGAAGGAGCAGATCCGCTCCGAATTTggtggggcatttgcccctcctCTAAAATTTGTACATGTACtaatatttcttcaaatttgcaTGTTTGTTGAAATTTCTTCTTAAATGCCCCTtctcaattattcaattatttgctatacataattttttgcCCCTCTTCATTTTAATTCCTGGCTCCGCCCCTGGGACCACAACCGAAAATTAAAGGGGAAACAACCGGCGTTACCTGATTATCCAATAATCGCAGAGATTAATCGGCTTGAGCACGAGTAGAGAGAAGAAACGCGACAGAAATAACTAGTAAATTTAGATCTGCATTCATAGGTGGTTAAAGTGTGTAAGCTTAGGTGCTTGATAGATTCctagtttgaatttattctgATTGCTAACAATGACCATGGTATAGCTGTATATCCCAAATTGTTGCATGCTTTTTTATGACTAcctaatttttctttccttttgcCATTTCTGGTAATTAAGCCCATCATTTTTACTGCCCCACCATCCAAGCATAATTTGAGTTGAAGGGCctttttcatttacatttttctttggataatttttatttatttctttttaagtcATTAATTAACTTTCccatattttgaaattcataatCAGATCAAACACTTGTTTAGTAACAATAAAAATCCTCTATCTCTTAAGTAGTCTAATTTTTATGAGTTTAAGTTTTTGTCAttcaaattaacttaattttatagtagatgataaatataaactaatttaggtctattttcaaattattcatatttcatataCTATGCCTTTAATTTAGCATATTTTCCAGGAATTTATTGCCTAAGATCCCGAACTTAGGGTATAATCACGTATGAGgtccttttccattttttgacttttttttacGATTTGTGACTTTATGAATTATGAGGTCTTAATAATCGCAAGGTTTTGTAATATTCGATAAcccaaaaatattcaaaatcaaaagatttataactaccatattaattcaaatttatttttaaaaatgccTAATTTAAACAAGACTAGGCTTTTACATAATGATGATtagcattattttttattttatatattcactttgattataatatgtcaaattttattactactattaacaTCATTAAATCTACAAGTTACTTAAAGATTACTGCTATTTGTTCATTTTCTCTATcactttaaataaataaactcaaTCTGAATTTAATTGtaggtaatttagaatttaattatgccataacaatttaaatactgTTGTACTCACATAAGAACCAAACTTGAGTCAAAGCTGACAATATTTTAGACAATTAACCGAACTATATCATTCATTTCAACACAGAACATGTGAATAATATGAATTCATTCCGAGTTACAAAGAAATGTTACAGCATCTGCTGGAGAAGAGTAATTGCTACTCAATCTCAATGTGAATggtcacaaataaaaataacaaacataCCTCTAAAACTGGCTAAGTAGCTCGAGTTTGCGAGCTTGAAAAAATTTGCAACGACCTTTCCCACTCGATTCAATGTCTTCGCTTCTTTTCTTTACCGTTGTGAAACCAGCGCTCGTTAGTTTCTTCTGCCGTTTGCTAGACTTTCCGCTTTCGTCCCCATCAGCAGCATCAGACTCCCTACCATGACCACATCACCAGAATCAGTTTGAATCAAAAAGATGGTTTTTCATTGACAAATGCTTCCTAGTTGTATCATAGACTAACCATAGCACGTCGACAAAATCTTTGGAATATGACGTGCAGGTTCCCCAACTGAAGCGAACTAATGATGGGAACCCGAAGACTGAGTGCTTGTGATCATCCAGCCAGGCCTTGGTCTGTGGGTCTATATGAAGATAAATGATATGTTCATGAGATAATGAAGCGAAAGGAATGAATAAGCAATGAAGTGTGTAAAATATGTATGAAAACCTACCTCCAGGGTAACCAGACCCGAAATTCCTACTGAGGTCTGCAGTTTCATCTGGCATCCAGTCCCGCAAAGCTCTGTCTCTCGTCACCTAAAAGGTGTAGCATTAGCGTAGCTAGAAGGTTCCCACAACAAAAAGAGGGTCGTCTTCATGCTGGAAGACTTCAAGGGAAATAAAGTTACCTTTGCAACAATACTCGCACCACTCACAACAGGATAAAGGCTGTCAGCTTTCTTAGAAACCACAAATTTGATATTGGGAAATCTTTCGGAAAGCTTTACTCTGTACTTTTCTGTATCTCCAACAGTATCCAAATAAACCTGGATCGTCAAGAATATTGTGAATAAGTTTTGACTTCATAACACTTGCGTGATTCTCGATTCAGGCCAGGTTATGTCTACAATTTCAAAGCCAGTTTGGCTAGTTTAGATAGAAATCTAAAGTTCAGTATTATATGTAAGCTATATGTTACTAATATGCATTTGATATAGTGCAGCATTTGAAGCATTCTTACGAATTCCAGGAGTGTAATACAGTTGAGAAACGATGAGATTCAAGGGATTTTCCAGAAAACTATACCAAATTTATCTTGTTTTGAaccaataataaatttcaaagaCTTGTACCTCAGTTAACAGAACACCAAGGTTCAATGTCTTCCTGATGAGTCCCATTGCAGATTCATGTGAAATTTCGTTAAGATTTATCTTATTCCTGCAGAGAATTAGATCCAAAACAATGTTAGAGGCTTTCAAACAAAATCTTGTTGAGAAAACAACATAGTTTTGATAATTACTTTCGTAACATTTTGTCTGACAACTCTCTTGGGTCTATGACATCAACAGCCCATCCAATTGATTCATCAGCCTTCAAACTCTCAAATAACTCTTCCCTCTTCTCTACTTTTAAAGTTTTCGAGTCTGCATACAGAAGAACGCAAAACTCAGATCGAGAGAAACATTTCGCAATTTTAGAAGAGAAAACACAACAACAGCCACCCAAAGGTTTGCTACCATagatatttgtaaattttgagAAACAACAAAGTATGGAGACGCTACTACTAGGcttcttcatttcttcttttttgttgaTAATATAAGATGCCGGCCCAAAACAAATCACTAATACAAGAACACCCTAACATAAACCTATTACTTCAACAAATGCTGAAATGATAACTTTAAGAGTAAAATCGAGATCATTTCAAACCACGTATCACGCTCACTAGCCGTGTGGCTTACCAACTAAGCTTGCGCTTGCGAACTAATGTTTCgattaattttattccaagtcacaaaataaaaactcacTTTAATCAAAATGCTATGATGTCAATATCAACAGCAGAGAGTTCTGATATTCACACGCATAGAGATAAACTAAATCAAACCCTATACCAATCAAAATCTAACTACTCCCAGCATTAGCAGCAAATAGATACAATCTTTCAACCTCCTTAACTCATGAACTTACAAAATTGACCTAAATAACAAACATTTTAACTAAGAAACTTAAAATCTCAAGTTCAGTAGAggaaaattcataaaaattgaaataaaaaaaatgcttaaGAAGTTAGAAATAATGGGGGGAAATTGGGGGGCAAAACCTGCAAAACTTAAGGTGGAGAGTGTTTTCTGATAAGAGAGCGCACAATACAAGCATCCATACACCATTGGACCTAGAAAACAGAGAAACGGATTTCAATTGAAATCAGATATcaacaaatgaaatgagaaatcGGTGAATGAAGCGAGAAATTGCGCGTACCTAACACAGGGCCACGGCCAGCTTCATCAATTCCCATTATGCAGGGCTCTGACGCCCATTCCGGCGGTTGCGACGGCGGCGGCTCCGATCCCATCGTTTTACTTCCCCCTTTTTCCTTGCTACAAAGAGGGGTTTTTCGCGCTCTTATTTGGACAGGATAAAtgaattattgattttattttgcgtgtaaattaataaattttaatacaaaaaataaatgaatcattgattttttaatagtcataaaatttttattttttaatcaattactAAAATGTTAATCCTTTTATTTGTACTAAAACAATGGCAAACCACATCTTCACTAAATAGCAtcactcttttattttacatttttaaagaGATAAATGcacttttgtttattattattaatattatcggACAAATATTTACTAAGTATACTTATGTTACGACTAGATAAGGGAGTAATTTGGGTTTATTTGTGCGTTTGATAGTTATGTTACCTATCTAAATAGCCCGTGTCTTGTATTCGGCCAACACAAAGCCCACATGTTTCACCCATATATGTAAACCACAATTTTGCCGTGTTACATATCAGGATGCCTagttaattttagtaaaatacatttttacccatcaattttcaaacattaaaaaaatataaacctGCCTCCATATTTTTCCTCTTCTCAAAATCTCTATTGTTTCCCTTCTTTCATTCACTCAATCTTCCAATCTGACAACGAAATTCGACGATTCCGTTCGTGTATCTTTTCCGGCGACTCTATTTCTGAATCAAAAGGTtaaattttttgcaattattcTTCAAGATTTATCTGAGCTGGAGTAAAAATCTAAACTTTGGAATTGGGGGAGAAGTAGATCGATGCCAAAATAGAGAGAGACGGACTTCCGACGCGTGCGGCGAAGCAACGGGACCGCACTGTGACGGAGACGATGGCCAGAGGCGATGGGTTCTGAGAGAGATGGTAGGCAGCGCGAACCGAGGTGTTACGGCGATGTGTTCCAGCAGCGACGCAGATCGCCGGAAAAAGAGGGATattgggagagagagagagagagcgatTCAGAGAGAGGGAGACGAGGGAGAAGGGAGAGGGAAGGCGGCGGTGTTGGCGCCATGGAGAATCGCGGTCGTGAAGAGGAGATTCAGGAAGATGGTGATTTTGGGATATTTGGAAATTGGAGAAGTATAGTAGAGAGAGTAGAGAGATCGAGGAAGATGgtgattttattatattggAAATTTGGAGAAGTATAGTAGAGAGAGTTGAGGAAGATTGTGActgtagagagagagggagtatattaggAATTTGTAGAAGAGAGATACGTAGCAATTAacagtagagagagagagagagagttgtagAAGAgatatgattttattatatttgggAATTTGCTTATATTgagcagagagagagagtaattaTTCATCAAgggtactttaattattaacttaaattAGTGAGGTTAATTTTGactatcataattttatcctTAGTCGTAACTTATTGTACCAAacatttaaatagaataattcataattatctTAAGCTATTAAACACCCaattaagataaataaactaattaaaactatgataactatcacaaattatatatatctagTCGAAACATGACATAGCTACCAAACGAGGCCTTAAAATAGTAACCATGGACTATGTTCTTTACTTTTGgcacaatataaaataattcattggGCCCTAAGGTTTGGGCttcatttaaattcatatatttgtaaagaccaatcacattttatttgggCCATATTTGTAAAGATCCAACCATATTTTGGGCTAGAATTAACATTTGAGAGTAATATCCAGTTGAAAAGTATATTGATACTAGTAATCAaggaaatgaaattcaatatgAATTAGAACAAATGTATCTAATtcaaaaaatggcaaaaacagaaaaaaaaatgaagaaaataaaattcatagctCATAGATTTAATTCGCTATCTCAATTCTGTCAGCAATTATCGAACTTGATACatctaatttatataatactcaGTGGTAccttataaaaaatactgGATCCGAGACGGATTAAACTATAGTACTCCCCTCGTTCCATTTTAATAGAGtcaatttactattttgtAAAGTTTCAAGTTAGTTgggtcatttttatttttggcaaaaagtaatcatctctcttactttattctttcatctcttttactttattctctcttattttattcattaactacttaacacactattcttaaatTCCGTGCTAAAAGGAAACGcatctattaaaaaaaacgatGGGTGACCTTGAGGTCATGAGTTCAAACCCTACCACCTGCTGGGAGACTTTCGGCCTTAATTCGCAAGTTCGGTTGAGCAGGATTAGTCGGATTCTGCCAAAAGACAGATTCAGTACACCcgtgattaaaaaaaacaatgagGAGTAATAAAGAAACAACGCAGCTTTAAGGATATACACAATCACACACTAATGATTGATTCTCACACTAAATTGCAGCTTTAATCAACACAAGTGGATATGCATAGCCCCCACATTCATTTGTTATCATTACATGATCCAAAAACTTATGAAATTTTCCACCATTCATTGTCACTAAAAGCAATaatgaatcttgaattttaaaaataacactacatatgtaatgcacattttcacaTTGTTGTATTATTTGTGTAACttgtaaatatgaaatgtactcatgataaaaaaaatattcaaagtcAGAAT is a window from the Salvia hispanica cultivar TCC Black 2014 chromosome 1, UniMelb_Shisp_WGS_1.0, whole genome shotgun sequence genome containing:
- the LOC125201877 gene encoding ribonuclease H2 subunit A; the encoded protein is MGSEPPPSQPPEWASEPCIMGIDEAGRGPVLGPMVYGCLYCALSYQKTLSTLSFADSKTLKVEKREELFESLKADESIGWAVDVIDPRELSDKMLRKNKINLNEISHESAMGLIRKTLNLGVLLTEVYLDTVGDTEKYRVKLSERFPNIKFVVSKKADSLYPVVSGASIVAKVTRDRALRDWMPDETADLSRNFGSGYPGDPQTKAWLDDHKHSVFGFPSLVRFSWGTCTSYSKDFVDVLWESDAADGDESGKSSKRQKKLTSAGFTTVKKRSEDIESSGKGRCKFFQARKLELLSQF